aggctcaagcctccttcaagaggctcaagcctcctttcaagaggcccagaagcctcctttcaagaggctcagaagcctcctttcaagaggcctggaagcctcctttcaagaggcctggaagcctccttcaagaggcctggaagcctcctttcaagaggctcagaagcctcctttcaagaggcctggaagcctcctttcaagagagctcagaagcctcctttcaagaggcctggaagcctcctttcaagaggctggaagcctcctttcaagaggctcggaagcctcctttcaagaggctcggaagcctcctttcaagaggctcggaagcctcctttcaagaggctcggaagcctccttttaagaggctcggaagcctccttttaagaggctcgtaaACATTCTCGGAAGCCTCAATTCGAAAagatcggaagccttctttccaaaggTATGGGTGGCTCGAAAAGCTCCGTTTAAGAGGCTCGTAAACATTATTTTAAGGggtctggaagccttctttcgagagtctcggaagcatcctttcaagtggttcgaaaTTCCACTCTCAGGAGGCTCagcagcctttttcaagaggcccggaagcatctcttcaagtggcttggaattcttattccaagaggcttgaaagcgtcctatcaagatgctcaaaagcctccttttaagagattcaagaggatcgaaagccTCTCTTcagagaagaatttccgaaggaatttcctggaacAAGTTTCTAAAATGGttccgaataaattttcaaaggaatatcttTTCGcttaagaaatttttaaaagaatttgtaaaggaattttcaaagttttcttAGAATTGCTTGATGAATGATGTCTTGATGAatctccaaaagaatttctggatttatctccaAAGTAAATTCCAGAGGGTTTGCTGAAAACATCCCTAgagtaaattccgaaaaaaaaatacttggaagaaTGTACAATGAAATTCTCGAGCAAAATAATGTCGAAAATACCTTCGGATGTGGCTTCCGTTAGCAATTCGTTTGGAAACTCGTAAGAAAACtcctgaaattttgtcctagatatgtgaaaagtttttttgttagaaattccgaaggaattactggaaaaaaTTCCGATGGTATCGAAAGGAACacctgaaatattttttgaattggGAGTTTTTCCAAAGAACTTCTAGAGACCTTCTCAACAAATTAGACGATTGCATTTTATTAATGATAAAATGTAATACAAATTTCGTTATATTTAAAATTGCCTtacattttttattgatttatctCTTGAATTATTACCGCCTCCAATTGTAGTTCTTACCACTGAGGCCAAATTATAACTAAACGAATTATGCCAAAAAATGCTGGTGCCCCACCATTACACAGAGCTCTGGCGCAGGCAGTGCCCGCCTTTCGTTCAGACCAAGGGACCTATTTCTATTTGCTGGCTTAGAGGATGCCCTTTAGAACGCCTGCGAACCACGAAATTGCATGCAGAAATTAAACAAGGGCAATGAAGCAAGACTTCAGCGAAGTTAAAGCCATTCAAATCTCAGAACTGCGCAAAGATTGCCTTTAGTTGCTGACGCAACATTACCAACAGCTTTCTTGGCACTTGGTCAATTGGGTAGTAATAACTCCTTTAATGGATATAATCACAATTGATGATACTGACGCTAGGTGCAATTATCTTttatcattcttcttcttcttcttcgttggcattacatcccccactgggacattgccgcctcgcagcttagtgttcattaagcacttccacagttattaactgcgtggtttctaagccaagttaccattttcgcattcgtatatcatgaggctaacacgatgatacttttatgcccagggaagtcgagacaatttccaatccgaaaattgcctagaccggtaccgggaatcgaacccagccaccctcagcatggtcttgctttgtagccgcgcatcttaccgcacggctaaggagggccccttttatCATATCAAATCATTAAATATTCGGCAAACATCGACGAAGTGAAACCGACCAATGCAGTTAATGCAGCTACGCGTCTATACTAAGCGCGTGAATTGTATGTAATCatgaattttaataaataaaaatttatctCTTCATTTTAAGCCATAAATCCATATCAActtaaattttgaataaaaaaatactgagaaatttctttttcttctcgtCGTTCAAGCTATTTCTCAAAATTGCCAATCACCGATCCGATGGTGGCTGCCCGATCGATAGTGCATTCTATACGAACCAACAGACGGAAGGCTTTTGCTCCGGATTGGTTTCCAGTTGGATTGTTGTCATTTGCCGAGTAAGATTCatatcaaattcattattatttgTGCTCTTTTTTAATTGTGATTTTTCTCTCAATTCTAGGGACATGCCTCGGAAAATCAAATATCTATTTCAAGACCAACTACTCAGCGATTGAAAATGGTGGCGTACATTTGCGTGAATGTCTGATTGTCTTATAAGTACAAGGTTTTTGGGAAAAGTTATCATATCCGtgtcaattattttatttttttattaaatccgATAAAATACACTCTCAAATAACTTTATTAAAGCTACTGACTATAAGCGATATATAGAGAATATCAATTGCCTTGAGTTGTTGTGAACTTGCTTTCACTGTCACGTTTATATCTCATGGTGGGCCTTTAGAAATTTGGCCAAGCTCCTCCAATGAGATTCTTACCCCGGTAACGGAATGTAAACGTTTTGATGGTGAACTTCTTCCCATTGACAGCCAGCGGGCACTCGGTGTCCGGTCGCAATTGGAAGCACACCGTGTACAACGCAATCTCCAGTTCTGGAGATGTTGCAATGAACAGCGAGTTGGACGGTTTAGTCAGCTTGTCAAACGTCAATCGCACCTTGGCGATTTCTCCCTTCTGAAATTTGTTCACAGACCATCGGTAAATTTTTTAGTTAAACTGATGCAATATGTGTTAAACTTACGCTTCCCAGATCCATCTTCTTGATGTATCCCTGATAGTCGAGCCGACCGGCTTTCTCCTGATCGTACAGATAGAGCCAGTTGTGCAGTCCAATCATCGTCCCGTTGCTGACCTCGTTGAGGAACACGTGCTCGAATCCGGAACTGCCGATCTTACCATTGCCTCGCGAGTACAGTTGGAACCAGATTGTTTTCAACAGGTCGTGATGCGTTTTCGGGTCGGCGGTAACGACTCCCTTCTTCTGTAGGAACAGCATAGCAGTGCGCATCACGTTGGTAGCCAGAAGCGCGTCCACAAagtcgttttcttccttcttttccatGGGAGTAACATGTTCGTTGACCATGGTGTCGACTTCGTAGTTGTTGAAGAGGGCGCGCATCTTTTCGATTGTTGGTACGGCGAATACCTGGCGTTCGTCTATAGAGAGCAGAGGTTCTGCAGCTTCGTCAACGGAGGAAGACGAGAGGGTCTGACGTTGGTAGTTCACGCGAACGTGTTTGTTGAGGTTGGTGTTTTCTTTGGAGAAGAGTTGCTCGGAGATGGTGGCCAACTCATCATCAGTTGCAGTGGATCCTTCAGTGTACCGTGGGGTGGTTTTCGCAGTGGAGCCTCCAACAGGGGCTTGGGTTGGGACGAAACTCACGCCAGGCTTACCTCCTGCCGAAGGGGATGGGGGTTGATTTGGGAGAGGTTTGTTCCAAGCGTTGGCTACGGTGGAGGTCGGTACTGGAGACGGAGTTGGACTGCCGGGTTTGGCAGGGAGAGCCGGAAAAGCTTCGACTGTCTTAGGTGTCGAGAGGGTTGGTTTCGGTGGAGTAGGAGGAGGTTTGGGAATGGAAGCTGCAGTAGTAGGAACCGACGGAAGGGGAGGGAAGGCGTCTTTGCTGGGGGAAGTGGGCGTGCCTGGTTTAGCGGTGCTTGTTGGGACACCTACAGGAGTGACAGCCTTTGCTGTAGTGACTGATGGTCCTACGGACTTGGCCGTGGAGGTTGGGACAGTAACAGCAGATTTGGCTGTAGTCTTGGCCGTTGTTGGTGCTTCTGTGGTGGTCTTGTCTTTTTTGCTACCGCCGAACAATCCTCCGAAAAAGCCACCTCCCGACTTCTTCGTAGTTGGTACAGGAGTTGTCGTTGTGGGTTTTGGAGTCGTCGTTGTGGTGGTTGTAGTCTTAGGCTCCTTCTCCTTTCCGCTTCCTCCAAAGAGACCCCCGAAGAAACCTTTTTTCTTGGTGGTCGTTGGTGCCGGAGTGGTGGTGCTCGTGGTTGTGCTAGTCGTTGGTGCCTGTTCAGGTGGAACCGAATCCGGATCCACTGGGTTATAGGACAGGAGTGCTACATTGggatcttcttccttctttttcttgctaCCGAACCATTGGGCGTCTGAAATGTAGTTGAGGAGATATTAGAAACGGTTATGAACGAATTTATACACCGAAGTGTTGATCGATTGTAACCAATGACTTTCCTAAGTAACAACATACTGCCTCAGGCACTTGGTCTATTCTGATTAAATATTGTTAATTTGTTTATACATATTCTATTGTTAGTTATATCGTCACCACAGAATATTGGCCGTCCATGAACCTTTTAAAATCCATACGGACCAAAAATCTTCCAGCGATCTTTTTGTGATCTATCAGCAAGTCTCAAGGTGAATCCCCGCTGAATCCACAACATTTGGCGCGAATATAATTGcattacacccagttctttttttacacgggtgggttttagtcgattaagacctttagcgttaataaaactatgagttaactccctagaaaaattcacaaaaaatccaagaaaattcaggtggtatttaaaaagctgttaaagaacaggttaaccgggaaattaaagaataccaacatTGGGTGGAGTGCCTCTCGATTTGTGGGAGCAGTTTTAACCCGAGCAAAACTAATCATGCAACTATCGTGGTAGCTACTGGACGACAATGGACAGAAACTTTCATGGAATTTACCAATATCATATAAAATTGAAGCAGACTTCAGGaaatttcaccaaaaaattCCTCTTCTCAATGAGCTACGCATCGAGCGGTTGGTAATCATTCCTCAAGCAAAGCACATTCAACTGCATATATTTCCGGACGCGTCGGAAAAGGCTCTCGGCGCATGTGTATACGTCAGGACGGAGGATGCATCGGGGCGAACCAAGGTGGCTTTACTACTATCCAAATCTCGCGTTGCTCCACTTAAAACACAAACATTCCCCAGACTTGAGCTTCGTACTTCAACATTGGGCGCGGAAATGTATTCCCATTTTTTTTGGGCCGATTCTGAAACCGTTCTTCGTTGATGTGCAGCAATTCCTTCGATATTGACGACATTGGTCGCGACTCGTGTTGCTAAAATTCAACGGTTGACTGGAAACTGCCACTGGTACCATGTTCCAGGAGAGAAGAACCCTGCTGATCTCATTTCTCGTGGGATCTCACCCGAAGAAGTATTACAAAATCAACTGTGGTGGGAAGTCGACTGGTTGCAAGCAGATGTGGAATATTGGCCGAAACAGAAGGTATTCATGGCAAGCGGCATTGAAGAGGAGAGACGAAGAGTGGTGTTATCACCAATGGAATTTACATAACTGGCTGATTATATAGCACGATATTCTACCTGTACTACAACAATGGTTGAGGTGAAGTGAAGAGAGAAAATCGTCAATTTGAACCGTTGACTGCAGTGGATCTCCTATATGCCGAAACGACAATAATACAACGTGTCCAAAACGGGAGATGTTTCCATCCGAGTTAAAAGCCATAAGCAAGGGTGAAGGTGTATCGTGACGATCTCCTCTGCGTTGGTACTATCCAATCGTTTCGAACGATGGTCTGCTAAGGGTAGGGGGAAGACTTGGGAAATCGGGAGAGTGTGAAGATACGAAGCACCCTATCgtcacataacatataggcatctttgccgTGAATTGTGGTCCTTCGATGATTTCGGAACGCTAGCGAaactagcggtggaagtcaagctttactaaACAACGCACATAAGACAGAGCAACATCGCATGCTTTGCTTTCTCTCTCTGTCGCCCTAGATATACGGgagtgccgttcgtcgattgttgatacacaaagagcctactttgaaatttgcagtttgttctatgatgtctatctgttttgtgctaTCGTGCTACCTTTCCGCCACACGTTAACAAAGTTGATAATTCGACACTACCATTTGAGATTGCTGCAGGCCGGACCGCAACTCATATCATGCACAGTTCGGCTTCGATTTTTGGCCTCTCGGGGGACGTAATAGCCGAAAAACCTACACCAAGAGTTGTACCAGCAAAACCATTTTCGAcaacgccctatgtcctcggaaggtgggaaaggtcgacttcgcgcctgcttccctctgcacggctggtatcaagaatgatgatgccgcgtgcaccctaaatcgacctctctgcgatagggccaattcgccaacacacagagggacttgacgacgcggtgcctacgcctgccccagtcttgacgaggacccctttccgtcctccgactcggaacccgcccggttgaccaacgccgcgaaaacgacgataccatgttgttcttcgcgcggccacttgttcgataaaagcatcgacttcgaccacagggcaccagtatgacccatgaagccgactccgaactaGACATTACATTTTATACCATCATATGACAAtatgagcaaagatactgatcaTATTAAGATATATTATCTTAGAGCTCTTCGATCATTtctataggctagatgtaccagttgtggctatagcaccagttgtcgcactagtgctttatatgccaaatggccaatcaaatcaccgcaaaccaagttcatatcgataaagcgtattcatatgatacgataacacccagtggtgcaatttatcaacaatgcctactgagtgtgatttttttgttttgtatttttctttgctcctctttgcctatgacggtgcctttcagtcagaacgacaaagcaggagtagcgtagcaaactcggtttgccaacagcgggctgaagctgatgatcagtcggcacaaatttcctgtcactgtctttcaagtgatagtattcacccatgcatttatatagtcgtattcacacagcagcgagtgaactgaatagactgtcagtgtgggctgcgtgtgcaatgagaagagaggtcttcttttttttttttttaactaattttatttgctaattatctaatacatgcattcatctcttagactaggtgttccgtgttttcttaacactatcatccttatttgctatgttactttttagttattattaatacatttcaattgcctctggcagttaggatttttcctctggtttaattgaaccatgtaggaattacaatgtttttaacttaaactaaacctaacctaatttatactaagggtacaaggagctaatcgttgcaatagaagattgcaacgatttttgtctaaaattggaaattgttttgttggacatttgttgcaatgtctcaatattagaaattctatgaagttcattggtactataccacggaggcaacttcagaatcattttcagaattttattttgaatcctctgaagtgccttctttctggtattgcagcaactagtccatattggcacagcatacaacatggcaggtctaaaaatttgtttgtaaatcaaaagtttgttcttaagacaaagttttgattttctgtttataagtggatatagacacttaatatatttgctacatttggcttgaagaccttcaatgtgatttttaagttaatttttggtccagcagaagtcctaaatatttggcttcgatAGACCAATTAGTTGGAACTCCATTCATAGTGAcgatatgtctgctagaaggt
The nucleotide sequence above comes from Armigeres subalbatus isolate Guangzhou_Male chromosome 3, GZ_Asu_2, whole genome shotgun sequence. Encoded proteins:
- the LOC134220624 gene encoding endoribonuclease CG2145-like; amino-acid sequence: MMTSMKLIRLTAIVLLAFAVLTDAQWFGSKKKKEEDPNVALLSYNPVDPDSVPPEQAPTTSTTTSTTTPAPTTTKKKGFFGGLFGGSGKEKEPKTTTTTTTTPKPTTTTPVPTTKKSGGGFFGGLFGGSKKDKTTTEAPTTAKTTAKSAVTVPTSTAKSVGPSVTTAKAVTPVGVPTSTAKPGTPTSPSKDAFPPLPSVPTTAASIPKPPPTPPKPTLSTPKTVEAFPALPAKPGSPTPSPVPTSTVANAWNKPLPNQPPSPSAGGKPGVSFVPTQAPVGGSTAKTTPRYTEGSTATDDELATISEQLFSKENTNLNKHVRVNYQRQTLSSSSVDEAAEPLLSIDERQVFAVPTIEKMRALFNNYEVDTMVNEHVTPMEKKEENDFVDALLATNVMRTAMLFLQKKGVVTADPKTHHDLLKTIWFQLYSRGNGKIGSSGFEHVFLNEVSNGTMIGLHNWLYLYDQEKAGRLDYQGYIKKMDLGSKGEIAKVRLTFDKLTKPSNSLFIATSPELEIALYTVCFQLRPDTECPLAVNGKKFTIKTFTFRYRGKNLIGGAWPNF